GAATGCTCACATAACGGCCGCTGCCGCAGGCGAGATCGAGTGCAACTTTGTTGCGAACTTCGGGCAGCAGTTCCAGCATCGCAGCCTGCTCCATTTCCATCAGCAGATTGTGCGGCGCCGGCGGATAGGATGCCGCCCAGCGGGCATAGGCCTCGGCGGGTTCGAGGAGATTGCTGCTTCGAAATAAGCCTTCCTCAACCCTGTTTGTCATTCTGAAAGAATTTTGTGAAAATGCGATTCCGATGCCAAACTTCACAAGATTCCTTCGGAACGACATGGGGAGGTATTCATACAAATTAGCGAACATGACTCAAAACCCGGTGGTCTCCGGCCGCTGATAGCCGAAGAATTTGTGAAATGCGCGTAGTTCAACGGGATTCGAATAGAATTTGGTGTGATAGCGCCAGCCGCCGAGGCTGCGCAGCACGCCGCGTTTGAAGCGATTCATGTTTCTGTCTGTGACAGTGGGATAATACGCATTCAACACGCTTTCGAATTCGCGCACGGTGCGGCGAATGCGGGGATTGAGCCACGGCATGTTGGGCTCGCGACGAATCGAAAAACTCCGCCAATCGCCGCTCACCCATTCGGCGAGCGTGTCGGGAAATTTAAAGCCCAACGCCCGCGCTTCTTCGTAAAGCGTGCCTTCCAGCGGCACCGGCGTGTAGAGGTAAAGAATCACCTCGGTTGCCGAGTTAACTTGTTTGAGCCGGCGAATGAACGCAATCGTGTTCTCGATATCCGCCAGCGGTTCGGGTGGATTGCCCATGACAAACGAAAACTCCGGCACGATGCCATACGACTTCATGCGCTTGGCCAGCTCGAGGGTTTGCTCGACTTTGAACTGGCCGCCTTTGTTCATGCGCTGCAGCAATTCATCCGAGCCGGTTTCCGCGCCGCTGAACACCATTTTCAAGCCGCTGGCTTTCATCTTTTGCCAGGTGGCGTCGGAGTAACGCATCAACTCGTCGACGCGGCCCAGCGCCCACCAGTTTATGTTTAACGGCGCGATGCGCTCGCTGAATTCAGCCACGCGCGGCTCAGAGATGAAAAAATCCATGTCATGGAACTGCATGGCATCGATGCCGAAATGTTCGTGTTGATATTGCACGACGTGCGCCAGCCTGGCCGCGGATTGCGACAGCCAGCGTTGCTTGACCATCTCCACGATCGCGCAAAAGTTACAGGCGAACGGGCAGCCGAACGAGGAGTTGTGCGTGCCGACACGCTTGCCCATGTAGCTGGCGTAAAGATAGCGATCCATTTCAACTTTGTGATACGGCCAGTCCGGCAACTTGTCGAGCGGGATGAGCGGGCGATGCGGATTATGTTTGATGCTGCCATTCTCTTTGTAACTCAAGCCGGAAATCGCGGCGAACGCGCCGCCGTTGTTGAGCACGCGCAACAATTCCAGCAACGTTTGCTCGCCCTGACTGTGAATGCAAAAGTCGACATAATCTTCGCGCAGGCAGGTGTCGGTGTGCTGCGAAGGGAAATAGCCGCCCCAGATGATCGGCAGGTGCGGCAGAGCGAGTTTGATCTGTTGCGTCTGCGGCACGGCGTGATTCAACTGCGGCCCGGGCATAACCGTAAAACCGATGGCGGTGGCATTTTTCTCTTTCGCGATTTGGATAATGCGGCTGACGGGATCGTCCAGCAGATTGCCGTCGACGATATCATAATCAAATTCGCCTTCCAGCATTGCAGCCACCGCGAGCAGCGACATGGGCAGATGCGGCTTTTTCGAGGGCGTGCTGGGAGGGTTGTAGAGGATGATCATGGTTCAACAAACTCAAATTTCATGAAACAAATTAGCGCAACAGACGAAACTGCAAAAGCTCCTGCAACTCCCTCCTGCCGTCAAAAATGCCGTGAATATAAACCTCCTCTCGCATGATTTCATAGATGATGCGATAAGGTTTGTAAAAAGTCTCGCGATACTCGAGAACGCCGATGCGCTCAAGTTCGGGCGGAATGCGGCCGCGTCGAGGAAATGTGGCGAGACGATAACATGCCATTTCGAGGCTTTGCAACAAGGCTTCAGCTTGGCCAACGGAGTCGTAGGTTGCGACATAGTTGTAAATGTCGAGGAGATCCTGCTCCGCTTCGGCCACGAAAAAAACTCGATATTTTTTCATGCGTGCCGATTCTTGATGCGCTCGCGCATATCGGCAAAGACTTTTTCAATCGGCTTGACTTTGCCGGCTTTCATGCTCTTGCGGCTTTGCGCCAGCATTTTCAGCAAGGCCAGGCTTTCTTGAAACTGTTCGTAGACGCGTACATCCTGGACCACCACTTTGGCCTCGCCATTATGCGTGATCACGAGAGTCCTCTGATTATCCGTCACATCTCGTATCACTTCTGAAGCGTGCGCTTTCAAGTAACTGATGGGTTTGACTGATTTGCTCAATTTCATAAAGGTTTCCTTATATATTTGACCTAAATATAGTCTAAATTTAGGACAAGGCAACAACAATCTTTACTGCCTCGCTATTACAAAACAATCGAGCGAATGTTGCGTTTGCATCATCTTCAACTCCTTGAAAAATGTACCCGTCCTTTTCCTGTCATCCCGCCGGGCGGGATGACAATTCGAGAGAGTACTCCTGCAAATTACGGCAGCTCGAACTCCGCCGCCACCGGCGCGTGATCGGACTCGGGGAAATCCACATCGGTACGAAACGCGCCGGATTCGTCGGGCAGAATCTCGTTGTGAATTTCCGCGCCGCGATAAAACGCCAGCAACGGCCGCGACACGAGAATATGATCCAACATCATGCCCTTGCCCAGATGCAAAAAACTATAGCGCGAAGTCTCCGGCACAGAAAGCTCGCATGGGGCAAGCACGCGCTGCAGTAGCGCCGGATTGCCGGTGTCTTCCACCTGGCCGCGAATGGCATGAATCGGCACATCGTCGAGATCGGCATTGAAATCGCCGGCGACAGCAATAAATGCCTCTTCGTTTGCTGCCAATGCGGCGTCAAAAATTTGATCAATCAGCATGCGCGTTTCCAGCGCCTGGCCCACACGCTTCATCGACGAAATGAAGTAACCTTCCGCCCATCCCGCCACCGAACGCCACTTGTTTTGATTGATTTGCTGTCCGGGAATGCTGCTCGGCACTTTTGATTTTAAATGCAGATTGATGACGTGCAGCTTGCGGTTGCCGCCGAGATCGAGCGTGACGTACAGAATGGGCCGCTCCCAGGTCACCTCTTTCGCCTCCGCTTCCGCGGGAATCGCCGTCATCTTGCGATAGCGCGGCTCGGGCGCATATTCATGCCGGATTTGCTGTTTGGCAAGAACCGGGAAGCGGCTGGCCACGACCAGGTTGCGCTCATCATAGGCTTCATTGTTGGTCGTGAGCGTATACGCGAGATAGTAACCCGCGTAAGGCGTGTTTTGCAGCAATTGCTGCAACGCCAGCACTTGCCGCGGCTGGCCCGTTTGTTCCTGGCCGTTGACTTCTTGGAAGCAGAGAACGTCGGCGCGCAAGCGCAGCAATTGCGGACGCATCACCGCGATGCGATCCGCCAGAGTGGGCGACTGCCCGGGCTTGTCGTCAAAATTCTCAAGGTTGAATGTCGCAATTCGCAGTGAAATTGGCATGCGCATGTCCCTTTTCGTTTAGAATGAAACCTGCTTACATCTCGCAGTAGAGTCCCGCCTACGTTTTTGCCGCGGGCAACGGGCCGGACGCAACCAGCTTTTTCTGTTTGGGATCGACCGTCAAGTTGAGGCCTTCCAGAGTTCTGGCGCCCAAAAGCAGGAGATCTCCTTTTTCGGCGAAAACCACTTCATCGATCGTGAAATATTTGTTCAACCGGATGATGGCAAAGCCCACACTGCGTGTCACCTGCTGCCCGTTGGCCATCACAAACGCCAGATCTTTTTTCTCGCGCTGGATGCCAAGCCTCTCCAGCGTTGTTGCTGGAATCCACGTGTACTCACTGCCGGTATCCACCAAAATCTTTGAAATAACGGCAGATTTGGCGCGATCGACGGAGTTTTCAATCTTGCA
This Cytophagia bacterium CHB2 DNA region includes the following protein-coding sequences:
- a CDS encoding B12-binding domain-containing radical SAM protein, coding for MIILYNPPSTPSKKPHLPMSLLAVAAMLEGEFDYDIVDGNLLDDPVSRIIQIAKEKNATAIGFTVMPGPQLNHAVPQTQQIKLALPHLPIIWGGYFPSQHTDTCLREDYVDFCIHSQGEQTLLELLRVLNNGGAFAAISGLSYKENGSIKHNPHRPLIPLDKLPDWPYHKVEMDRYLYASYMGKRVGTHNSSFGCPFACNFCAIVEMVKQRWLSQSAARLAHVVQYQHEHFGIDAMQFHDMDFFISEPRVAEFSERIAPLNINWWALGRVDELMRYSDATWQKMKASGLKMVFSGAETGSDELLQRMNKGGQFKVEQTLELAKRMKSYGIVPEFSFVMGNPPEPLADIENTIAFIRRLKQVNSATEVILYLYTPVPLEGTLYEEARALGFKFPDTLAEWVSGDWRSFSIRREPNMPWLNPRIRRTVREFESVLNAYYPTVTDRNMNRFKRGVLRSLGGWRYHTKFYSNPVELRAFHKFFGYQRPETTGF
- a CDS encoding type II toxin-antitoxin system RelE/ParE family toxin — protein: MKKYRVFFVAEAEQDLLDIYNYVATYDSVGQAEALLQSLEMACYRLATFPRRGRIPPELERIGVLEYRETFYKPYRIIYEIMREEVYIHGIFDGRRELQELLQFRLLR
- a CDS encoding type II toxin-antitoxin system Phd/YefM family antitoxin — its product is MKLSKSVKPISYLKAHASEVIRDVTDNQRTLVITHNGEAKVVVQDVRVYEQFQESLALLKMLAQSRKSMKAGKVKPIEKVFADMRERIKNRHA
- a CDS encoding endonuclease, producing the protein MPISLRIATFNLENFDDKPGQSPTLADRIAVMRPQLLRLRADVLCFQEVNGQEQTGQPRQVLALQQLLQNTPYAGYYLAYTLTTNNEAYDERNLVVASRFPVLAKQQIRHEYAPEPRYRKMTAIPAEAEAKEVTWERPILYVTLDLGGNRKLHVINLHLKSKVPSSIPGQQINQNKWRSVAGWAEGYFISSMKRVGQALETRMLIDQIFDAALAANEEAFIAVAGDFNADLDDVPIHAIRGQVEDTGNPALLQRVLAPCELSVPETSRYSFLHLGKGMMLDHILVSRPLLAFYRGAEIHNEILPDESGAFRTDVDFPESDHAPVAAEFELP